From a single Nostoc edaphicum CCNP1411 genomic region:
- a CDS encoding CHAT domain-containing protein has protein sequence MPSLNLAIARLLNTGTDNFAIWVVKAPYPSGYVLRDCVWPVELTQVWQEWQQMFAGHDRLDISPNPTSQKANPFPIDWISPPSGQTTGPYSSRLMQYLGMNLWRWVFDGQILGSLERSRGIAMGQHTRLRFRLEIRDPDLIAFPWEIMQREPGQSAMSLSQDLLFSRTSSEVDALPYLRTDQALSILLVLGHDNKKLQLEQEAAILQQILVDTPGNSQRYAPCVVNQLIQPTPQQLIDQLETKAYNVFFYAGHGLPDPDGGLLFLRQDMPLNGIELAQVLTRTGVKLAVFNACWGAQPAAINHQAIPASSLAEVLIRHGVPAVLGMRDEIADHESHSFIQAFTEALRSHKPIDEAVAQARQELLTLYKFNQPAWTLPVLYLHPDFNGELIKNLDEGITELPDTAIPDVGSPLPTASLRSLTPKGKTWLLRNGVTRIGRTKDNDIVIPEPSVSKRHAEIFCRNTLTDATLVRTYYLQDFSTYGTTWFLGPNGWQQILREEVPLKSGMQVKFGSARGETWEFVIQDS, from the coding sequence ATGCCATCCCTGAATTTGGCGATCGCCCGTCTCCTAAATACTGGCACTGACAACTTCGCCATTTGGGTGGTCAAGGCTCCCTATCCCAGTGGCTACGTTTTACGTGACTGTGTATGGCCTGTTGAACTCACCCAAGTTTGGCAAGAATGGCAGCAGATGTTTGCTGGTCACGATCGCCTAGATATCTCCCCCAACCCAACATCTCAAAAAGCCAACCCATTCCCCATAGATTGGATTTCCCCCCCTTCAGGTCAGACTACTGGCCCCTACAGCAGTCGTCTGATGCAATACTTGGGAATGAATTTATGGCGCTGGGTATTCGACGGGCAAATTCTTGGGAGTCTAGAACGCAGTCGTGGTATTGCTATGGGTCAGCATACACGTTTGCGCTTTCGACTAGAAATTCGCGACCCGGATCTCATTGCTTTCCCTTGGGAAATTATGCAACGTGAGCCGGGTCAATCGGCTATGTCTCTTTCCCAAGATTTGCTATTTAGTCGCACCAGCAGTGAAGTTGACGCCTTACCGTATTTGCGAACTGACCAAGCTTTAAGTATCCTGCTGGTTTTAGGTCATGATAACAAGAAGCTGCAACTGGAACAAGAAGCTGCTATATTACAGCAAATTCTTGTAGATACGCCTGGTAATTCCCAAAGATATGCACCTTGTGTAGTGAATCAACTCATCCAACCAACTCCACAACAGTTGATTGATCAATTAGAAACCAAAGCATACAATGTTTTCTTTTACGCTGGACATGGTTTGCCAGACCCAGATGGTGGGTTACTGTTTTTGCGACAAGACATGCCCCTCAATGGAATAGAATTGGCGCAAGTATTGACCCGTACAGGTGTGAAACTAGCTGTTTTCAACGCCTGTTGGGGCGCACAACCAGCTGCAATCAATCATCAAGCTATCCCTGCCAGCAGTTTAGCAGAAGTACTGATTCGTCATGGAGTGCCTGCGGTTTTGGGGATGCGCGATGAAATCGCTGACCACGAAAGCCACAGTTTTATTCAAGCCTTTACCGAAGCTTTGCGATCGCACAAGCCAATTGATGAAGCCGTAGCACAGGCTAGGCAAGAGTTGTTAACACTGTATAAATTTAATCAACCTGCTTGGACTTTGCCTGTTCTCTACCTGCATCCAGATTTTAATGGCGAACTGATTAAGAATCTGGATGAAGGTATTACCGAACTACCAGATACAGCCATTCCTGATGTAGGTTCCCCGCTTCCAACTGCAAGTTTACGATCGCTCACCCCAAAAGGTAAAACCTGGTTACTGCGTAATGGAGTCACCCGCATCGGCCGCACAAAAGACAATGATATTGTCATCCCCGAACCATCTGTATCCAAACGCCACGCCGAAATCTTTTGCCGCAATACTCTTACTGATGCTACATTGGTGCGAACTTATTACTTGCAAGATTTTTCCACTTACGGAACAACCTGGTTTTTAGGGCCTAATGGCTGGCAACAAATCCTCCGAGAGGAAGTCCCATTGAAATCGGGAATGCAGGTAAAGTTTGGAAGTGCTAGAGGTGAAACCTGGGAGTTTGTAATTCAAGACTCCTAG